A window of the Syntrophothermus lipocalidus DSM 12680 genome harbors these coding sequences:
- a CDS encoding SDR family NAD(P)-dependent oxidoreductase, giving the protein MTVEGRVALVTGGGSGIGQAIAMSLAKNGAKVAVVDISKKSADSVADTIRQLGREAISLECDVASKENCQNVVQATVEKWGKLDILVNCAGILFDAPLKKLSEEDWDRVHRVNLKGTLFCIQAALGPMSQQRYGRIVNIGSAAYLGNAYQAAYSTAKAGVASLTKVAALELARNGITVNCVAPGLVETPMTQGMPKEAKEKLAKSIPGGRLGLPEDIAHIVLALAADEAGYTTGQIIIVDGGLTTALRA; this is encoded by the coding sequence TGGAAGGCAGAGTAGCGTTGGTTACCGGAGGAGGAAGTGGCATCGGACAAGCAATTGCCATGAGTTTGGCCAAAAACGGCGCGAAAGTGGCGGTTGTGGATATTAGCAAAAAAAGCGCCGATAGCGTTGCTGATACAATTAGGCAGCTAGGAAGAGAGGCGATTTCCTTAGAATGTGATGTGGCATCAAAGGAGAATTGCCAGAACGTAGTTCAGGCTACGGTGGAAAAGTGGGGTAAATTAGATATTTTGGTTAATTGTGCTGGAATTCTATTTGACGCTCCGCTTAAGAAGTTATCTGAAGAGGATTGGGACAGGGTTCACCGGGTGAATCTCAAAGGGACCTTATTTTGCATTCAGGCAGCCTTAGGCCCCATGTCTCAACAGAGATATGGAAGAATTGTCAACATCGGCTCGGCTGCTTATCTCGGAAATGCCTATCAGGCTGCTTACTCTACCGCAAAGGCTGGGGTGGCGAGCTTGACCAAGGTAGCTGCTTTGGAGTTGGCTAGAAACGGCATCACCGTAAATTGCGTCGCACCTGGCTTGGTGGAAACGCCTATGACCCAGGGCATGCCCAAGGAGGCAAAAGAAAAACTGGCAAAATCTATCCCGGGCGGCCGTTTGGGATTGCCCGAAGACATAGCTCACATCGTGCTGGCACTAGCGGCGGACGAAGCCGGCTATACTACTGGGCAGATAATCATCGTTGATGGCGGTTTAACCACCGCGTTGAGGGCTTAG